Proteins found in one Herpetosiphonaceae bacterium genomic segment:
- a CDS encoding DNA-3-methyladenine glycosylase I, translating into MTIDQPQRCEWTMRDPLMIAYHDDEWGVPCHNDRALFERLILEAFQAGLSWLLILRKRENFRRAFHEWDVERIAAYDDKDVERLLNDPGIIRNRRKIDSTIHNARRFLDVQAEHGSFDRYIWSFVGGAPLLRPSAPIWSAVPAWTPESDRMARELRRRGFKMVGPTMCYSFMQSVGMVNDHVEHCFKAQPGSRSE; encoded by the coding sequence ATGACGATCGATCAGCCGCAGCGCTGTGAATGGACTATGCGCGATCCGCTGATGATCGCCTATCACGACGATGAGTGGGGCGTGCCCTGCCACAACGACCGGGCGCTTTTCGAGCGTTTAATCTTGGAGGCGTTTCAGGCCGGACTCTCCTGGCTGCTGATTCTGCGTAAGCGCGAGAACTTTCGCCGCGCCTTCCACGAGTGGGATGTCGAGCGCATCGCGGCGTACGACGACAAAGATGTCGAGCGGCTGCTGAACGATCCGGGCATCATCCGAAATCGCCGCAAGATCGACAGCACAATCCACAACGCGCGCCGCTTCCTCGACGTGCAGGCCGAGCATGGCTCGTTCGACCGCTACATCTGGTCGTTTGTGGGTGGAGCGCCGCTGCTGCGACCGTCCGCGCCGATCTGGTCCGCCGTTCCCGCCTGGACGCCGGAGTCGGACAGGATGGCGCGCGAGCTGCGACGCCGTGGCTTCAAGATGGTCGGCCCGACGATGTGCTACAGCTTTATGCAGAGCGTCGGGATGGTCAACGATCACGTCGAGCACTGCTTCAAGGCGCAGCCGGGCAGCCGCAGCGAATAA